AAAGGAGAGTACAAAAACGTGGAAATAAAACGTCAGCAAGAAGTCGTAGAAGCTTTTCATTACGACATGCGTACACAAGATATGGGCGAGGTAGAAACAGACCTAAGAGTCGGTTTTTCACCAATTGAATCAACAGATGAGAATTATCCTAAAGAAAATTCAATTATCGCGGCTCGTTTAGAGTTTCGCTTAGTATTTGAAGAATATGTGTTGTCAGGATCTGTGAGTCAAATCAACCATATCATCAATCACAAAATTGAAAAACAAGAAGATATCAGCCAAGAAGAAGTGGATGAATTAGTAAGTCCTCTATTCAGCATTGTTCAACGTATGGCCTATGAAGTGACTGAAATTGCACTGGACAAACCAGGAATTCAATTGAACTTTCAGTCGTCGCAAGAAGGATAAAGCCGAAAATAAAAGAGTTTGTGATAGTCTGAAACTATCACAAACTCTTTTTACTATCATCAGCGAAACAAAAAAGTATCTTTTCTTATTTAAAATAAGTTAAAATAGACGTATCACTAAAAATAAGATTCTTTATTTTTAGGGCGGATCATTGAAGAATGATTCCCGGGAACCTTTACTTCCTTTGATGGACTGTCATTTATTTTGCGGTGGTTAGCTCTAAAAGCTGCTTTCGCTTTAAAAATTGGGAGGGAAAAAAATGACAACACTCATCACTGTTTTAGTGGTCCTGGCTTTTGTTGCTGTGTTATACGTCTTTTATCGTATGCAGAAAAAACACCTTAAATTTTCAACGCGTGTCTTTGCTGCATTAGGCGTGGGTATTGTTTTAGGTGCAATTATTCAATTCGCATTTGGTACTCAAGATAAAGTTACAACACAAGCAATGGACTGGATCGGTATTGTAGGTAATGGATATGTAGCATTTTTACAAATGCTCGTAATCCCCTTAGTCTTTGTTTCGATTGTCGGAGCATTTACGAAAATGAAAGAATCCAAACAATTAGGAAAGATCAGCTTTAATGTTCTCGCAACATTATTAGGCACGACAGCAGTCGCGGCTTTGGTCGGAATTGGAACCACATTATTGTTTGGACTTCAAGGTGCACAATTTACTGAAGGAACGGCAGAAACGGCACGGATCGCAGAACTTGCGACTCGACAGGAAACCGTTGAAAACCTATCGATTCCTCAACAAATCTTAGCCTTTATTCCTAGAAATGTTTTTGCAGATTTTGCTGGAACTCGTCCAACAAGTACGATTGGCGTTGTTATCTTCGCTGCTTTCGTTGGTGTAGCTTATCTTGGTGTGAAACGCAAAGCACCAAAAGAAGGAGAGTTTTTCGCAAATCTGATCGACAGCCTTTATAAAATTACGATGCGTATCGTAACACTTGTATTGCGTTTGACACCATATGGCGTGTTAGCGTTAATGACTAATGTGGTAGCGACAAGTGATTTTGAAGCGATTCTGAATTTAGGTAAATTTGTATTAGCTTCCTATACTGCGTTGATTATTGTGATGCTCATTCACTTAGCGATTTTGATTGCGGTGAAAGTAAATCCTGTGAATTATTTGAAAAAATCATTCCCAGTTCTAAGCTTTGCTTTTACATCAAGATCAAGTGCAGGAGCATTGCCTTTAAATATTGAAACACAAACAAAAGCTTTAGGCGTAGATGATGCGACAGCAAACTTTGCTGCAAGCTTTGGCTTGTCGATTGGTCAAAACGGCTGTGCTGGTGTTTATCCTGCAATGTTGGCAACGATCGTTGCTCCAACGGTTGGTATCGATGTCTTTAGTTTAGAATTTATTTTGATGTTAGTTGCAATTGTTACAATCAGTTCATTTGGTGTTGCTGGTGTCGGCGGTGGAGCGACTTTTGCTTCCTTGATCGTATTAGGTGCGATGAACTTACCAGTTGCGATTGTTGGGTTAGTTATTTCTGTAGAACCGTTGATCGATATGGCAAGAACAGCTGTTAATGTGAGTGATAGCATGGTTGCAGGAATCGTGACGAGTTCTAGAATCAATGAACTAGATCGTGATGTTCTAAATGACAGCAATTTAGTCATTGAAGAAAATGCCTAAGAAGTGATCCACTTCTCTTCCCCAAGAGAGTTAAAATGAAAAGGAGATACGGCTGTTTATTAGCTGCATCTCCTTTTTTAAAGCAAAATTATTTTCATAAATCTTGGTATAAGATATAGTAAAAAGTATATAATAGAAATGGAATAATCGAGAAATGGAATAATCGCTATCAAGAAAAGGAGTTCAAAAATGTTTACTAATCAAATTAAAATCATGTTGTATGTAATAAATGTCGAGGAATCCAGTCAGTTTTGGCAAAAAATCGGTTTTGTGGAAAAGGAAAGAGATGCAGTCGATGGCACGTTAGTAGTAGAAGTGTCACCAGGAGAGAATGCCGATACAAGTATTGTTCTCTATGATTTGGAGTTCATTCAAAAACATTCACCAGAAGTTGCGGGAAATACACCATCATTGATGTTCTTCTCAGATGACATTGTGAGTTTATACAAGAAAATGAAAGATGCTGGTGTTCGAGTAGGTGAAATGGTTCAATTGCCGACGGGACTGGTGTTTAATTTCGCGGATAATGATGAAAATTATTTTGCGGTCTCTGGACAATAACCTTATGTAAGTATAAAAGCTTTGAAACCTGACTGAAGATACCCGGTTTCAAAGCTTTTACATTGTACATTAATACACAAGCAAATATCTCGATTTTCCTCTTTCTTTTTTTATATACTTAATAGGTATGAGGATAAATTAAGGACTGTCTTGTAAACAGTTTGTAAAAAAGGGGAAAGATAAGAATGGACTATCGTGTATTGCTTTACTATAAATATACACCACTAGAAAATCCAGAACAATTTGCGAAAGAGCATTTAGCATTTTGCAAATCACTAAATTTAAAAGGAAGAATTTTAGTCGCCTCAGAAGGAATCAATGGCACACTTTCTGGAACGATCGCTGATACAGATGCTTATATGGAAGCAATGCTTGCGGATGAGCGATTCAAAGATACTTACTTCAAAATCGATGAAACAGAAGAAATGGCTTTTCATAAAATGTTTGTTCGTCCGCGAAAAGAGCT
This sequence is a window from Enterococcus wangshanyuanii. Protein-coding genes within it:
- a CDS encoding DUF1149 family protein; the encoded protein is MEIKRQQEVVEAFHYDMRTQDMGEVETDLRVGFSPIESTDENYPKENSIIAARLEFRLVFEEYVLSGSVSQINHIINHKIEKQEDISQEEVDELVSPLFSIVQRMAYEVTEIALDKPGIQLNFQSSQEG
- a CDS encoding L-cystine transporter encodes the protein MTTLITVLVVLAFVAVLYVFYRMQKKHLKFSTRVFAALGVGIVLGAIIQFAFGTQDKVTTQAMDWIGIVGNGYVAFLQMLVIPLVFVSIVGAFTKMKESKQLGKISFNVLATLLGTTAVAALVGIGTTLLFGLQGAQFTEGTAETARIAELATRQETVENLSIPQQILAFIPRNVFADFAGTRPTSTIGVVIFAAFVGVAYLGVKRKAPKEGEFFANLIDSLYKITMRIVTLVLRLTPYGVLALMTNVVATSDFEAILNLGKFVLASYTALIIVMLIHLAILIAVKVNPVNYLKKSFPVLSFAFTSRSSAGALPLNIETQTKALGVDDATANFAASFGLSIGQNGCAGVYPAMLATIVAPTVGIDVFSLEFILMLVAIVTISSFGVAGVGGGATFASLIVLGAMNLPVAIVGLVISVEPLIDMARTAVNVSDSMVAGIVTSSRINELDRDVLNDSNLVIEENA
- a CDS encoding VOC family protein, encoding MFTNQIKIMLYVINVEESSQFWQKIGFVEKERDAVDGTLVVEVSPGENADTSIVLYDLEFIQKHSPEVAGNTPSLMFFSDDIVSLYKKMKDAGVRVGEMVQLPTGLVFNFADNDENYFAVSGQ